From one Liolophura sinensis isolate JHLJ2023 unplaced genomic scaffold, CUHK_Ljap_v2 scaffold_21, whole genome shotgun sequence genomic stretch:
- the LOC135481324 gene encoding uncharacterized protein LOC135481324, which produces MADIKVRMLCADGEDRVRQFVCIEFFDKEPLSKSLNMTGSEDGVLWFDVAFPVCLKDRLSVLAIDSSTGKIVGLRFAAIVYKDKPDAYNFSKDDPKMRKLALNYEISDKLYEGLNLFAKYNVDTLVNFRGICVAEKYQRQGIGTKMVAKTLQLIQERNFRLLTAESSGRFSSRILEKFGFEKLVQHDYNSVFLEGK; this is translated from the coding sequence ATGGCCGACATTAAGGTTCGAATGTTGTGTGCTGACGGCGAAGACCGGGTGCGCCAGTTCGTGTGTATCGAGTTCTTCGACAAAGAGCCTCTCAGCAAGAGCCTCAATATGACCGGAAGTGAGGACGGAGTGTTGTGGTTCGACGTCGCCTTTCCAGTCTGTCTGAAGGACAGATTGTCTGTTCTGGCTATCGATTCGTCAACCGGGAAAATCGTCGGTCTTCGGTTTGCAGCCATAGTGTACAAAGATAAACCAGACGCGTATAATTTTTCCAAAGACGACCCTAAGATGAGAAAACTTGCCCTAAATTACGAGATTAGTGACAAGCTATACGAAGGGCTAAATCTGTTCGCTAAATACAACGTTGACACACTGGTGAATTTCAGAGGCATTTGTGTTGCAGAGAAATATCAGCGTCAAGGAATCGGGACGAAAATGGTGGCCAAAACGCTCCAGCTCATTCAAGAGCGGAATTTCCGGTTGCTAACGGCAGAGTCGAGCGGTCGATTTTCCTCTCGAATATTAGAAAAGTTTGGATTTGAAAAACTTGTACAACACGATTATAACTCAGTATTCTTAGAGGGAAAATGA